The following coding sequences are from one Desulfatirhabdium butyrativorans DSM 18734 window:
- a CDS encoding DEAD/DEAH box helicase, which translates to MSKDREQKRKKKREENRRKAEQERARSARTEKLEFYRMGIQEAWMDERYQDVLSIGLKFLGLSPRDKLAYRQTLYSAELLGKHQAIWNLLLHAWKYDLPIYTQDAIRFFDLTRMFSKKEHQKVAIAMLKAILERPERFSDKCRVKDRKEVIRLLVSMGIEVQTTEAVPSRSSRQLKLSLPIEPAPQAPAALPKPPPPASGNTRPKTAAVKSTTPKQPNPFPPARHPQEPTPQPVAPPLPEVAEIPGPEVHYHIDIADESPQGLAFSAVSQRMFYLTLQAYRLGFYSSFEQLISTGAMSGVEHLWHQMETVRKVMRSFRGRAILADEVGLGKTIEACMVLKEYLLRGLVKSALILVPSSLVHQWQEELREKFHLEFVSSNDALFRENPDAFWASPYLLVSLQTARTQRRFEQVCSRSYDIVIVDEAHHLKNHTTQNWKLVNAIQKTFVLLLTATPVQNNLEELYNLVTLLKPGHLKTRKAFKEDFVSRKDPLNPINRERLRELLQEVMIRNTRSASAVRLPPRFATTVRVAASELETRFYEELSNLVRETETKRKGSLNRMVLRKLLEALGSSHEAARSMIERLQQETADAQQQERMKQLLGMARAIGVSAKAQQVLQLVRSTTEPKIVFVNFLHTLAYLRYLFQTQGISFAEYQGGMNSQEKRDAVEAFRSGATRVLLATGSGGEGHNLQFCHVLINYDLPWNPMEIEQRIGRLHRIGQEKPVEVYNFCAADTIEDGILDILDKKINMFELVVGEIDMILGRMQDEQEFGDQVYEIWVAHPDEAERRKALQAFANKLKRARVAYESSKELDEKLFQNDFGI; encoded by the coding sequence ATGTCGAAGGATCGGGAACAGAAACGAAAGAAAAAACGGGAAGAGAACCGGAGAAAGGCGGAGCAGGAAAGGGCTCGAAGCGCCCGAACGGAAAAGCTGGAATTCTACCGAATGGGGATTCAGGAAGCCTGGATGGACGAACGGTACCAGGATGTCCTCTCCATCGGTCTGAAATTTCTCGGACTCTCACCCCGGGACAAACTGGCATACAGGCAAACCCTTTACAGCGCTGAATTGCTCGGCAAACACCAAGCCATTTGGAATCTGCTGCTCCATGCCTGGAAATACGACCTGCCGATCTACACCCAGGACGCCATCCGGTTTTTCGATTTGACCCGGATGTTTTCCAAAAAGGAGCATCAAAAGGTCGCCATCGCTATGCTCAAGGCCATCCTGGAGAGACCGGAGCGGTTTTCCGATAAATGCCGCGTGAAAGATCGCAAGGAGGTGATCCGGCTTCTTGTTTCGATGGGTATAGAAGTTCAAACCACCGAAGCGGTCCCTTCCCGTTCGTCCAGACAATTGAAACTCAGCCTGCCAATTGAGCCCGCTCCCCAGGCCCCCGCGGCCCTTCCGAAACCACCGCCACCAGCCAGTGGAAACACCCGCCCGAAAACCGCCGCGGTCAAAAGCACAACCCCGAAACAGCCCAATCCTTTTCCTCCGGCCCGGCATCCGCAGGAGCCCACCCCGCAGCCGGTTGCCCCGCCATTGCCCGAAGTTGCTGAAATACCAGGGCCCGAGGTGCACTACCACATCGACATCGCAGATGAATCGCCTCAGGGTTTGGCCTTCAGCGCCGTTTCACAGCGGATGTTCTATCTGACCCTACAGGCTTACCGGCTGGGCTTCTACAGCTCATTCGAGCAGTTGATCTCCACCGGTGCGATGAGCGGCGTGGAGCACCTGTGGCACCAGATGGAAACGGTGCGCAAGGTGATGCGCTCCTTTCGGGGCAGGGCGATCCTGGCCGATGAGGTGGGGCTCGGCAAAACCATCGAAGCCTGCATGGTGCTCAAGGAATACCTGCTGCGGGGTCTGGTGAAAAGCGCGCTGATCCTGGTTCCCAGCTCGCTCGTGCATCAGTGGCAGGAAGAACTGAGGGAAAAGTTTCATCTGGAGTTTGTCTCGTCAAACGACGCCCTGTTTCGGGAAAACCCCGATGCATTCTGGGCTTCTCCCTATCTGCTGGTTTCTTTGCAGACAGCCAGAACGCAGAGGCGGTTCGAGCAGGTTTGTTCGCGATCCTATGACATTGTCATCGTCGATGAAGCGCACCACCTGAAGAACCACACCACACAGAACTGGAAACTCGTCAATGCCATTCAAAAGACGTTTGTTCTCTTGCTCACGGCCACCCCGGTTCAGAACAATCTCGAAGAACTTTACAACCTGGTAACCCTTCTCAAGCCCGGTCATTTGAAAACACGAAAAGCCTTCAAGGAGGATTTCGTCAGCCGCAAAGACCCGTTGAACCCCATCAACCGGGAACGCCTGCGCGAGCTGCTCCAGGAAGTGATGATCCGCAACACCCGCTCGGCATCGGCCGTCCGGCTGCCTCCGCGTTTCGCCACCACCGTCCGGGTGGCGGCATCCGAGCTGGAAACCCGGTTTTACGAGGAACTCAGTAACCTTGTCAGGGAGACGGAGACCAAACGGAAAGGTTCCCTAAACCGAATGGTCCTTCGCAAGCTGCTGGAGGCGCTTGGATCGTCCCATGAAGCGGCCCGCTCCATGATCGAACGGTTGCAGCAGGAAACAGCGGATGCGCAGCAGCAGGAACGTATGAAGCAGCTTCTGGGAATGGCCCGAGCAATCGGGGTCAGCGCCAAGGCACAGCAGGTATTGCAACTGGTACGCTCCACAACGGAGCCGAAAATCGTCTTTGTCAATTTTCTGCATACCCTCGCCTATCTGCGCTATCTGTTTCAGACCCAGGGAATTTCCTTCGCTGAATATCAGGGCGGCATGAATTCCCAGGAGAAACGGGATGCCGTCGAGGCCTTCCGCAGCGGCGCCACCCGGGTTCTGCTGGCGACAGGCAGCGGCGGCGAGGGGCACAACCTGCAGTTCTGCCACGTTCTGATCAATTACGACCTGCCCTGGAATCCCATGGAGATCGAGCAACGCATCGGCAGACTGCACCGGATCGGCCAGGAAAAGCCGGTTGAAGTTTACAATTTCTGCGCGGCAGACACGATCGAAGATGGCATCCTCGATATTCTCGATAAAAAGATCAATATGTTCGAACTCGTTGTCGGCGAAATCGACATGATTCTCGGCAGGATGCAGGATGAGCAGGAATTCGGCGATCAGGTGTATGAAATCTGGGTGGCGCATCCGGATGAGGCGGAACGCAGAAAAGCCCTGCAGGCATTCGCAAACAAGCTCAAACGCGCCAGGGTGGCCTACGAAAGCAGCAAGGAACTGGATGAAAAACTCTT